A window of the Methanoregula sp. genome harbors these coding sequences:
- the nrdD gene encoding anaerobic ribonucleoside-triphosphate reductase — MAHKETRQQTIFGAYAPTLPPVRTSDGHIVEWDRNRIIRQIVEETKLVETFYGYDGADEATAAEIARDVENKIKSMGLKSLSGPLIREIVNITLLEKGMIQYRNVSTRVGTPVYDAHMIDVGRGFEAHDNANLQENAETSHKKKADKISKEQYLLQLPPSLADYHLSGEMHIHDLEYFGTRPFCQDWDLRYFFYYGLMPDGTGTKASVAGPAKRAEVAILHAVKALGSAQTNFAGGQGYYNFLTFLAPFVEGMAYEEIKQLVQMFVYEMTQMMVARGGQLVFSSIQLSPGVPTLWQDKPCVYKGKVWDGKSAPKRTYGEFEREVRLLFKATMEVMLEGDYWGKPFNFPKPEISIEPDFMQEREEFNKKNPDLPTYQELYLMTFELASKFGTPYYDNQLPAYRGAGKGISCYQCCAYQFSAVADEDSDFDRKLFFEEGKHFSMGSWQVVSVNCPRAAYNAEGDDARLFAELKKLMDVSIEIFKIKRRWMDNIRGNGRMPFAMQRPKDPNTGDRGAIAVDLEGLVYTIGVVGVNEMVQHHTGKQLHESKEAFKLAIRAMTEMELYGRELSKKNNMTIALARTPAETTGQRFAVADLLDRRYHDFAVKVIKGDVELGLEQLGKSRDLPIYYTNGTHVAPGADVSLPKRMEIEHVFFPIVDGGNIFHIWLGEARPDPRGLMDMAMKLCRTTQIGYFAFTRDITVSLKQFHEMRPKKTISQWVPTDIKVKV, encoded by the coding sequence ATGGCCCATAAAGAGACCCGCCAGCAGACCATCTTCGGCGCGTATGCCCCGACACTCCCTCCGGTGCGGACGAGCGATGGGCATATCGTTGAGTGGGACCGTAACCGGATCATCCGCCAGATCGTAGAAGAGACAAAACTTGTCGAAACCTTTTATGGCTACGATGGTGCTGATGAGGCCACCGCGGCGGAGATTGCACGCGATGTGGAAAACAAGATAAAGAGCATGGGACTCAAGTCCCTTTCCGGCCCCCTCATCCGGGAAATCGTGAACATCACCCTGCTCGAAAAGGGCATGATTCAATACCGGAATGTCTCAACCCGTGTCGGTACGCCGGTCTACGATGCCCACATGATTGACGTGGGCAGGGGTTTTGAAGCGCACGACAATGCGAACCTGCAGGAAAATGCCGAGACCAGCCACAAGAAAAAAGCGGATAAGATCTCAAAGGAACAGTACCTGCTCCAGCTGCCGCCCAGTCTCGCCGACTATCACTTATCCGGCGAGATGCATATCCATGATCTCGAATACTTCGGCACGCGCCCGTTCTGCCAGGACTGGGACCTGCGCTACTTCTTCTACTATGGCCTGATGCCGGATGGCACCGGCACGAAAGCTTCGGTTGCCGGCCCGGCCAAGCGTGCGGAGGTTGCCATCCTCCACGCGGTCAAGGCACTGGGTTCAGCGCAGACCAATTTCGCCGGCGGACAGGGTTACTATAACTTCCTCACCTTCCTTGCACCCTTCGTCGAGGGCATGGCGTACGAAGAGATCAAGCAGCTGGTGCAGATGTTTGTGTACGAGATGACGCAGATGATGGTTGCCCGGGGCGGCCAGCTCGTCTTCTCATCCATCCAGCTCTCTCCGGGTGTTCCTACGCTCTGGCAGGACAAACCCTGCGTGTACAAAGGTAAAGTCTGGGACGGGAAATCCGCACCGAAACGGACGTATGGGGAGTTCGAGCGCGAGGTGCGCCTGCTCTTCAAGGCAACCATGGAAGTGATGCTGGAAGGTGATTACTGGGGTAAGCCCTTCAATTTCCCGAAGCCCGAGATCAGCATTGAACCGGATTTCATGCAGGAGCGCGAGGAGTTCAACAAGAAGAACCCGGATCTCCCGACCTACCAGGAACTGTACCTGATGACCTTTGAGCTCGCATCCAAGTTCGGCACACCCTATTACGACAACCAGCTTCCTGCCTATCGTGGCGCGGGCAAAGGTATCTCCTGTTACCAGTGCTGTGCCTACCAGTTCTCAGCGGTTGCTGATGAAGACTCGGATTTCGACCGGAAACTCTTCTTTGAAGAGGGCAAGCATTTCTCGATGGGGTCGTGGCAGGTCGTCTCGGTCAACTGCCCGCGGGCTGCATATAATGCGGAAGGGGACGATGCCCGCCTCTTTGCCGAGCTCAAGAAACTCATGGATGTCTCAATCGAGATCTTCAAGATCAAGCGCCGCTGGATGGACAATATCCGCGGGAACGGGCGGATGCCCTTTGCCATGCAGCGCCCCAAGGATCCCAATACAGGTGATCGCGGTGCAATAGCCGTTGATCTCGAAGGACTCGTGTATACCATCGGTGTGGTTGGTGTGAACGAGATGGTCCAGCACCATACCGGTAAGCAGCTGCATGAATCCAAGGAAGCCTTCAAACTCGCCATCCGGGCGATGACCGAGATGGAACTCTACGGGCGCGAGCTCAGCAAGAAGAACAACATGACCATCGCGCTTGCCCGGACCCCGGCAGAGACAACCGGCCAGCGGTTCGCCGTTGCCGACCTCCTTGACCGCCGCTACCACGACTTTGCGGTCAAAGTGATCAAAGGCGATGTCGAGCTGGGACTCGAGCAACTGGGCAAATCCCGGGATCTCCCGATCTATTACACGAACGGAACGCATGTAGCACCGGGCGCGGATGTTTCCCTGCCAAAACGCATGGAGATTGAGCATGTCTTCTTCCCGATCGTAGACGGCGGCAACATCTTCCATATCTGGCTTGGAGAAGCGCGACCCGACCCACGGGGACTGATGGATATGGCAATGAAACTCTGCCGTACCACGCAGATCGGGTACTTTGCCTTCACCCGGGATATTACAGTCTCGCTCAAGCAGTTCCATGAGATGCGGCCGAAAAAAACCATCAGCCAATGGGTGCCCACCGACATCAAGGTGAAAGTATAA
- a CDS encoding zinc ribbon domain-containing protein encodes MGQKFCTMCGAVLSDGVKFCESCGAVVEQIPSAPTPAPIPSPVSQAPFPPAAPQPGSIPKGNPKITILVGIVIALVVLAGAGYFLVLPKLSGSNPQSSSLPGTGLTTLTPLPTTVIATTPIPVTTTIVPTPTPDLFPDAYSVRQLFNFNEGKYASRATVYRYWMNETYHWHNDLDNRYYTEPLTPKPGFKYLLVFVNIENIGTDGYPYPKASTIVVHNGGNTYNVDSSHYIPDKSGNPKATPIEIQELEHQSDYFNMERVEDYGYSHATTQDFVFPGQGNAVDGYLIYEVPASLTPENTYVYIEFDGQDKAAWKLG; translated from the coding sequence ATGGGACAAAAATTCTGTACTATGTGCGGGGCTGTCCTATCCGATGGTGTAAAATTTTGCGAAAGTTGTGGTGCGGTGGTTGAACAGATCCCATCAGCACCCACACCCGCACCTATACCCTCACCGGTATCGCAGGCCCCTTTCCCCCCGGCAGCACCCCAGCCGGGATCGATACCCAAAGGAAATCCCAAAATAACGATCCTCGTGGGTATTGTGATCGCTTTGGTTGTTCTGGCAGGAGCAGGGTATTTTCTGGTTCTGCCCAAATTGTCGGGTTCAAATCCCCAGTCCTCCTCACTACCCGGGACGGGTCTTACAACGTTAACTCCCCTCCCGACAACCGTGATCGCAACGACTCCCATTCCCGTTACAACGACTATCGTTCCGACACCCACTCCGGACCTGTTCCCGGATGCGTATTCAGTCAGGCAATTGTTCAATTTCAACGAAGGCAAGTACGCCAGCAGGGCAACCGTCTACCGGTACTGGATGAATGAGACCTACCATTGGCACAATGATTTAGATAATCGCTACTATACCGAGCCCCTGACCCCGAAACCGGGATTCAAGTACCTGCTGGTGTTCGTGAACATCGAAAATATTGGTACGGATGGGTACCCCTACCCGAAAGCCAGCACGATTGTTGTGCATAATGGCGGAAATACCTATAATGTTGATTCCTCCCATTACATTCCGGATAAATCAGGGAACCCCAAAGCAACCCCCATCGAGATCCAGGAACTTGAGCACCAGTCCGATTATTTCAATATGGAGCGTGTTGAGGATTACGGGTACTCCCATGCAACGACCCAGGATTTTGTTTTTCCCGGGCAGGGTAATGCGGTCGATGGCTACCTGATATACGAGGTACCTGCCTCACTGACCCCGGAAAATACCTATGTTTACATAGAATTCGACGGGCAGGACAAGGCTGCCTGGAAACTGGGATAA
- a CDS encoding toll/interleukin-1 receptor domain-containing protein — MEYAFLCHSSKDKELVENLAEKLGRSNVYYDKWNLDAGDLIPGELARGIIESKWFIIIASQNSMNSRWVKFEVNLAITQYIKNENYRIIVVRIDDCKIHPELQSFLYIDCPNKPFEAIEKILDLILKDGGKTIAHEQKIRDWRSAVVNRFDEMRAIESVSLQNIKFIFIYGLFWNWKIYIR; from the coding sequence ATGGAGTATGCATTTCTTTGTCATTCCAGTAAGGATAAAGAATTGGTTGAAAATCTAGCTGAAAAATTAGGTCGAAGTAATGTATATTATGATAAATGGAATTTAGATGCGGGAGATTTAATTCCTGGTGAATTAGCAAGAGGGATTATCGAATCAAAATGGTTCATAATAATTGCCTCACAAAATTCAATGAATTCTCGTTGGGTAAAATTTGAAGTAAATTTAGCAATCACGCAATATATAAAAAATGAAAACTATCGTATCATTGTCGTTAGAATAGACGATTGCAAAATCCATCCCGAACTTCAAAGTTTTTTATATATCGATTGTCCTAATAAACCTTTTGAGGCTATTGAAAAAATTTTAGATTTAATATTAAAAGATGGCGGCAAAACAATTGCTCATGAACAGAAAATTCGTGATTGGAGAAGTGCCGTTGTAAATCGATTTGATGAAATGAGAGCTATTGAATCTGTCTCTTTACAAAATATTAAATTTATTTTTATTTATGGACTATTTTGGAATTGGAAAATCTACATTAGGTGA
- a CDS encoding CS domain-containing protein: MQNNPNNPYDDVFNNLAKIVEDIVKNMPDSEHARIVGYTIISRSPQNGEPGIFRGEIPEDDGEIPYEITESEDQIFITAEMPATIKNAPVVDIEPERVQITADDRTTTIMLEHKVDRIHSYYRVHRSVMDITLKKDLSSNL, encoded by the coding sequence ATGCAGAATAATCCGAACAATCCCTACGACGACGTCTTTAACAACCTGGCAAAGATCGTTGAAGATATCGTTAAGAACATGCCGGACAGTGAACATGCCCGTATCGTAGGATATACCATTATCAGCCGTTCCCCACAGAATGGAGAGCCCGGGATATTCAGAGGAGAGATCCCGGAGGATGATGGTGAGATCCCCTACGAGATAACCGAGAGCGAAGACCAGATATTCATTACCGCAGAGATGCCGGCCACCATTAAGAACGCGCCTGTTGTCGACATCGAACCAGAACGCGTGCAGATAACTGCCGATGACCGGACCACAACGATCATGCTTGAACATAAGGTAGACCGTATCCACAGTTACTACCGGGTCCACCGTAGCGTCATGGATATCACGCTTAAAAAAGATTTATCTTCAAATCTCTGA
- a CDS encoding ArsR family transcriptional regulator yields MHDAMEVARLLDILGNRNRRRIIELLRQKPCFVTEISDTLVLSPKAVIDHLQLMERESILSCETDDRRRKYYYLENDILVDVSLRQVQVPGSITDKKSEQDEQLKKSVIMLARMIKAHDQILSTLEQVNHDIENKIADIAHNHKDIFLSERDFTVIIALSHDSLTLPELEEATQVPPEELVTLLKKFERTGIIKRVKEHYSLRGVHAE; encoded by the coding sequence ATGCATGACGCGATGGAAGTGGCCCGTCTCTTAGATATTCTCGGGAACCGGAACCGGCGGCGTATCATCGAACTGCTCCGGCAGAAACCCTGTTTTGTCACAGAAATATCCGATACGCTCGTACTTTCCCCAAAAGCGGTCATCGATCATCTCCAGCTGATGGAACGCGAATCGATCCTCTCCTGCGAAACCGATGACCGGCGCAGGAAGTACTATTACCTGGAAAATGACATCCTCGTTGATGTGAGCCTTCGGCAGGTCCAGGTACCAGGTTCAATAACCGACAAAAAAAGTGAACAGGACGAACAGCTGAAAAAATCGGTGATCATGCTCGCGCGGATGATCAAGGCGCACGACCAGATACTCTCTACCCTTGAACAGGTCAACCATGACATAGAAAACAAGATCGCTGATATTGCCCATAACCATAAGGATATATTTTTGAGCGAGAGAGATTTTACCGTAATAATCGCACTCTCGCATGATTCACTCACGCTCCCTGAACTCGAGGAAGCAACCCAGGTGCCACCGGAAGAACTTGTCACCCTCCTCAAAAAATTCGAGCGGACAGGAATCATTAAGAGAGTGAAAGAACATTACTCACTTCGAGGCGTTCATGCAGAATAA
- a CDS encoding integrase core domain-containing protein, whose amino-acid sequence MKDFETKPNNNILERLNGTFRERIKVMRSLDSAMGAEEFAAGMQTFYNYIRPHMGINGMTPAQMANLPINLMGNRWEMMIGLAATK is encoded by the coding sequence TTGAAAGACTTTGAAACAAAGCCGAACAATAACATTCTTGAACGGTTGAATGGAACGTTCCGAGAGAGAATAAAGGTTATGCGGAGCCTTGACAGCGCGATGGGTGCAGAAGAATTTGCCGCAGGAATGCAGACGTTTTATAATTATATCCGGCCTCACATGGGAATCAATGGAATGACGCCGGCACAGATGGCAAATCTCCCAATCAATCTAATGGGGAATCGGTGGGAAATGATGATCGGGTTGGCGGCAACAAAATAA
- a CDS encoding amino acid permease: MSEEETGQNNSLPSKKVLGLFALAMINVAAVLSIRNFPSMAVYGWSCIGWYIIGAVIFLIPISLAGAELATGWPQGGGVYAWVKQAFGEKGGFTALFCEWSNNLVWFPTVLSFIASTLAFALTPALANNPWYMFSVMMIAFWGTTAIAYFGEEASTKFGNVGVILGSIIPAILIILLGVWWMGSGQAIVLPPLTLAAMIPAINSSTLPFFATIVLLFAGMEMAGFHALETKNPQKDFPRAMALSAVIIVVCTVLATLAIAMVIPADKLNLASGVMQAIEYFFTAAGVTWLVAPMAVLITLGGVVSLAAWLIGPAKGLGIVAEEGNMPPLFDRTNKYGAPVAVLLIQALIGSVISLLYVFLPSVNQAYWILSAMTVELLCIVYVLVFASVIKLRYSQPNTPRPFKIPGGMVGIWLVGGIGMFGTLFAFVVGLMPPSYFSTSGIVYVGSVLLGTFLLAVPPLVFLKFKKASWLKSTGGLR; the protein is encoded by the coding sequence ATGAGCGAAGAAGAAACCGGCCAGAACAACAGCCTCCCGTCAAAAAAAGTCCTGGGACTCTTTGCGCTTGCGATGATCAACGTGGCCGCTGTGCTGAGTATCCGGAATTTTCCCTCGATGGCAGTCTATGGCTGGTCCTGCATTGGCTGGTATATTATAGGTGCAGTCATATTTCTCATCCCTATCTCCCTTGCCGGGGCAGAACTGGCAACCGGCTGGCCCCAGGGGGGCGGTGTCTACGCCTGGGTGAAACAGGCATTCGGGGAGAAAGGTGGATTTACCGCTTTGTTCTGCGAATGGTCGAATAACCTTGTCTGGTTCCCGACGGTCCTTTCGTTTATCGCATCCACGCTCGCATTCGCGCTGACACCAGCGCTTGCGAACAATCCCTGGTACATGTTCAGCGTCATGATGATTGCGTTCTGGGGTACAACCGCGATCGCGTACTTCGGTGAGGAGGCTTCAACAAAATTTGGTAATGTAGGAGTCATCTTAGGAAGCATCATCCCCGCGATCCTGATCATCCTGCTGGGCGTCTGGTGGATGGGTTCGGGACAAGCGATTGTGCTGCCTCCCCTCACTCTTGCCGCGATGATACCGGCAATCAATTCCTCAACATTGCCATTCTTTGCTACGATTGTTCTCCTGTTCGCGGGTATGGAGATGGCAGGGTTCCACGCACTGGAGACAAAAAATCCCCAGAAGGATTTCCCCCGGGCTATGGCGTTGTCAGCAGTAATCATCGTCGTCTGCACGGTGCTTGCAACGCTTGCCATTGCGATGGTCATCCCCGCTGATAAGCTCAATCTTGCCTCCGGGGTTATGCAGGCCATCGAGTACTTCTTCACCGCAGCCGGTGTGACATGGCTTGTAGCACCGATGGCAGTGTTGATCACCCTTGGCGGGGTTGTCTCGCTGGCAGCATGGTTAATTGGCCCTGCCAAAGGGCTGGGTATCGTTGCTGAGGAAGGGAATATGCCCCCGCTCTTTGACCGGACCAACAAGTACGGCGCACCGGTAGCCGTCCTCCTCATACAGGCGCTTATCGGATCTGTCATCTCCCTGCTCTATGTTTTCTTACCTTCCGTCAACCAGGCATACTGGATTCTTTCGGCAATGACTGTTGAACTGCTCTGTATCGTGTACGTCCTTGTCTTTGCATCGGTGATCAAGCTCCGGTACAGCCAGCCGAATACGCCACGCCCCTTTAAGATCCCCGGCGGTATGGTCGGGATCTGGCTTGTTGGCGGGATTGGTATGTTCGGAACGTTGTTTGCGTTTGTTGTCGGCCTTATGCCGCCATCATACTTCTCGACAAGCGGAATTGTGTACGTGGGTTCGGTGTTACTCGGCACGTTCCTCCTTGCCGTGCCCCCGCTGGTTTTCTTAAAATTCAAAAAGGCCAGCTGGCTGAAATCTACGGGAGGACTGAGGTGA
- a CDS encoding Orn/Lys/Arg decarboxylase N-terminal domain-containing protein gives MKPEESLNVAIIDDAHKTDSPQGRAIQRIITGLKDYGIHVGEVASPEDARAAFSALPDIDCILINWNLGGDTPDRHAETAKIIDEIRERNEKIPLFLMGEPTNAPPTSLPLKTVREVNEYIWVMEDTPEFIAGRISAAAKRYREIILPPFFKELVKFSKDFEYSWHTPGHAGGTAFRKSPAGRAFFNFFGEQLFRSDLSISVGELGSLLDHSGPVGEAERYAAKVFGADMTYFVTNGTSTANKIVFFGRVSKDDIVLVDRNCHKSAEHALTMTHSVAVYMIPTRNRYGIIGPIPPDEMTPKAIKAKIAACPLSKTARSQKPVHAIITNSTYDGLCYHAAQVEEVLGKSVDSIHFDEAWYGYARFNPLYRDRFAMRDGVRDENGPTIFATQSTHKLLAALSQASMVHVRNGRIPIEHGRFNEGFMMHSSTSPLYTIIASLDVSSKMMDGASGKMLTTESIEEAIRFRRTMARIRREIETGKGKKDWWFPMWQPDTVIDPKTRKKTSFEDTSLSTLRDNPSCWTLHPGDTWHGFTGLPDNYCMLDPIKVTVLMPGVNDDGTLASWGIPAALVVKFLDTRGIINEKSGDYSILFLFSMGITKGKWGTLVTELFEFKRLFDENTPLEEVFPDLTTGCPERYGGLTLKELAGEMHRFKKDHKMCDILQKAYAILPEPAITYAEAFEKLVHNEVEHIPIEKAGNRIVATGIFPYPPGIPILAPGERTGKQNGPVLQYLKSLQDFDKRFPGFEHDTHGIENVKGEYMMYCIKEKVKEKKQ, from the coding sequence ATGAAACCTGAAGAGTCACTGAATGTCGCCATTATCGATGATGCCCATAAGACCGATTCTCCCCAGGGGCGGGCTATCCAGCGGATCATTACCGGGCTCAAGGACTATGGCATCCATGTCGGCGAAGTAGCCTCACCCGAGGATGCCCGTGCAGCCTTCTCGGCACTTCCTGACATTGACTGTATCCTGATCAACTGGAACCTTGGCGGGGACACTCCTGATAGACACGCGGAGACGGCAAAGATCATCGACGAGATACGGGAGCGTAATGAAAAGATTCCCCTGTTCCTGATGGGCGAGCCGACAAACGCACCCCCAACATCCCTCCCGTTAAAAACCGTCCGGGAGGTCAATGAATATATCTGGGTGATGGAAGACACCCCGGAATTTATTGCCGGGCGAATATCGGCAGCAGCAAAACGGTACCGGGAAATTATTCTCCCCCCGTTCTTTAAAGAACTGGTGAAATTCTCAAAGGATTTCGAATACTCGTGGCATACCCCGGGACATGCCGGGGGAACTGCATTTCGCAAATCACCGGCAGGACGGGCTTTTTTTAATTTCTTTGGCGAACAGCTCTTCCGGTCAGATCTCTCCATATCCGTCGGGGAACTGGGTTCCCTTCTTGACCATTCAGGACCGGTCGGTGAGGCCGAGCGATACGCCGCAAAGGTGTTCGGCGCGGATATGACCTATTTTGTCACAAACGGCACATCCACGGCAAACAAGATTGTCTTTTTTGGCAGGGTGAGCAAGGACGATATCGTTCTCGTTGACCGTAACTGCCACAAATCAGCAGAACATGCGCTGACCATGACGCACTCCGTTGCGGTATACATGATTCCGACACGGAACCGGTACGGCATTATCGGCCCGATCCCCCCGGACGAGATGACCCCAAAAGCGATAAAAGCAAAAATTGCCGCATGCCCGCTGTCAAAAACTGCACGCAGCCAGAAGCCGGTACATGCGATCATCACCAATTCAACCTATGACGGGCTCTGCTACCATGCCGCACAGGTCGAAGAGGTGCTCGGCAAAAGCGTAGACAGCATTCATTTTGATGAAGCATGGTACGGCTATGCCCGGTTCAACCCGCTCTACCGGGACAGGTTTGCCATGCGCGATGGAGTAAGGGACGAAAACGGCCCGACCATCTTTGCCACCCAGTCCACCCATAAACTGCTGGCAGCACTCTCGCAGGCATCCATGGTCCACGTGAGAAACGGGAGAATTCCCATTGAACACGGCCGGTTCAATGAAGGGTTCATGATGCACAGCTCCACCTCCCCGCTCTACACTATCATCGCATCGCTCGATGTCTCTTCAAAGATGATGGATGGGGCATCCGGCAAAATGCTCACCACTGAATCCATTGAAGAGGCAATCCGGTTCCGGAGGACAATGGCCCGGATCAGGCGGGAGATTGAAACTGGCAAGGGAAAGAAGGACTGGTGGTTCCCGATGTGGCAGCCGGACACGGTCATCGATCCCAAAACCCGCAAGAAGACCAGCTTTGAGGATACGTCACTCAGTACACTCCGCGACAATCCCTCCTGCTGGACCCTTCATCCGGGCGATACCTGGCACGGGTTTACCGGCCTGCCGGACAATTACTGCATGCTCGACCCGATCAAGGTCACGGTTCTCATGCCCGGCGTGAATGATGATGGTACGCTTGCAAGCTGGGGTATACCGGCAGCACTCGTGGTCAAATTCCTTGATACCCGGGGGATTATCAACGAAAAGTCCGGCGATTATTCGATCCTCTTCCTCTTCTCGATGGGAATTACGAAAGGGAAATGGGGAACGCTCGTGACCGAACTCTTCGAGTTCAAGCGGTTATTTGACGAAAACACTCCCCTTGAAGAGGTCTTCCCGGACCTCACGACGGGATGCCCGGAACGCTATGGCGGTCTCACCCTCAAAGAGCTGGCGGGCGAGATGCACCGGTTCAAGAAGGATCATAAGATGTGCGACATCCTCCAGAAAGCCTATGCAATCCTGCCGGAACCTGCGATAACCTACGCTGAAGCGTTTGAAAAACTGGTGCATAACGAAGTCGAACATATTCCTATAGAGAAAGCAGGCAACCGTATCGTTGCAACCGGGATATTCCCGTACCCGCCGGGCATCCCCATCCTTGCTCCCGGTGAGCGTACCGGAAAACAGAACGGGCCGGTACTCCAGTACCTGAAATCATTGCAGGATTTCGACAAACGTTTCCCCGGGTTCGAGCATGATACCCATGGTATCGAAAATGTCAAGGGAGAGTATATGATGTACTGCATAAAGGAGAAAGTGAAGGAGAAGAAACAATGA
- the guaB gene encoding IMP dehydrogenase, with the protein MYVEKLDVPLSLTFDDVLLRPQASWLEPAEADIRSKFTKNIHMNIPLVSAAMDTVTESGMAIALAREGGIGVLHRNMTPEHELQELIEVKQAEELIERDVLFVEEHASVSDAERLMHQYSIGGVPVVNKGRIIGIVSRRDVRAIVSKRGDENIKSIMTKKLVTAPEDITSEKALEIMYTNKVERLPVVNEKGKLIGIITMQDILEKRQYPKATRDAKGNLRVAAAVGPFDFARANLLDQNGVDALVVDCAHGHNMKVVAAVEQIKGSVKADVIAGNIATSEAAEALVKANVDGIKVGIGPGSICTTRIVAGTGVPQITAIAQVADIAHPCDVPVIADGGVRFSGDVAKAIAAGADTVMMGSMFAGTDESPGKVITIKGRRYKQYRGMGSLGVMSSGQSSDRYFQKKDIGATKFVPEGVEGVTPYVGHVGEVMYQLVGGLKSAMGYTGSKTLADMHKNAKFVRITNAGMTESHPHNILITDEAPNYRLFE; encoded by the coding sequence ATGTACGTTGAAAAACTGGATGTGCCACTCTCATTAACTTTTGATGATGTGCTGCTCAGGCCGCAGGCTTCCTGGCTGGAACCTGCTGAAGCAGATATCCGCTCAAAATTTACGAAAAATATCCACATGAATATCCCGCTAGTCTCTGCTGCGATGGACACCGTGACAGAGTCCGGGATGGCGATCGCGCTTGCCCGCGAAGGGGGTATCGGCGTCCTCCACCGGAATATGACGCCTGAGCACGAATTGCAGGAACTCATCGAAGTCAAGCAGGCAGAGGAACTGATCGAGCGCGACGTGCTCTTTGTAGAAGAGCACGCTTCCGTTTCCGACGCGGAGCGGCTGATGCACCAGTACAGTATCGGGGGTGTCCCGGTGGTCAATAAGGGTCGCATCATCGGGATCGTCAGCCGACGGGATGTACGCGCAATCGTCTCCAAACGCGGTGATGAAAATATCAAAAGCATCATGACAAAAAAACTGGTCACCGCACCAGAAGATATCACCTCAGAAAAAGCGCTTGAGATAATGTACACCAACAAAGTCGAGCGCCTGCCGGTGGTCAATGAGAAAGGCAAGCTGATCGGCATTATCACCATGCAGGATATCTTGGAAAAGCGCCAGTATCCCAAAGCGACCCGGGATGCAAAGGGTAATCTCCGCGTAGCAGCAGCTGTCGGGCCGTTCGATTTTGCCCGGGCCAACCTGCTCGACCAGAACGGCGTGGACGCACTGGTAGTGGACTGTGCCCACGGGCATAACATGAAAGTGGTTGCTGCTGTTGAACAGATCAAAGGCAGTGTCAAAGCCGATGTCATCGCGGGCAATATTGCCACATCAGAAGCGGCGGAGGCACTGGTGAAAGCCAATGTCGATGGCATCAAGGTAGGTATCGGCCCGGGTTCTATCTGCACAACCCGTATCGTCGCAGGTACTGGAGTACCCCAGATCACCGCGATTGCGCAGGTGGCCGATATCGCCCACCCGTGCGACGTGCCGGTCATTGCTGACGGGGGCGTGCGGTTCTCCGGCGATGTGGCAAAAGCCATCGCCGCCGGAGCAGACACCGTCATGATGGGCAGCATGTTTGCCGGAACTGATGAATCGCCCGGAAAAGTGATCACTATCAAAGGACGGCGTTACAAACAGTATCGCGGTATGGGTTCACTCGGTGTGATGAGCAGCGGGCAGTCAAGCGACCGTTACTTCCAGAAGAAAGATATCGGGGCCACCAAGTTTGTTCCGGAAGGAGTTGAAGGCGTGACACCCTATGTCGGCCATGTCGGTGAAGTCATGTACCAGCTGGTGGGCGGGCTTAAATCGGCAATGGGCTACACGGGTTCAAAGACTCTTGCCGATATGCACAAGAATGCAAAGTTCGTCCGGATCACCAATGCCGGCATGACCGAAAGTCACCCGCACAATATTCTCATCACCGATGAAGCGCCGAACTACCGGCTCTTTGAATAA